In Armatimonadota bacterium, the following are encoded in one genomic region:
- a CDS encoding D-cysteine desulfhydrase family protein, whose translation MQIGNLPRIRLAHLPTPLEEAPRLTEFLGGPRIWVKRDDLTGLAIGGNKARKLEFLLGQARHSGCDVVITVGAVQSNHARMTAAAARRLGLDVVLVLNGEEPEVSQGNLLLDRIFGADVRIVQTDDDYVLMGVVDDLARHLRREGRRPYVIPRGGSNALGAAAYMAAALELLTQANQMGVRVDAIVHASTSGGTQAGLYTGTKVTESGVQVIGISAGPKKEVVAQRVLKIVEELTALLELRWRPHPDDILVYDDFVGERYGVPTPECLEAIRLAARTEGLLLDPVYTGKAMAGLRGLVARAQFRAGQNVVFWHTGGQPALFAHAAALQTG comes from the coding sequence ATGCAGATCGGTAATCTGCCCAGGATCCGGCTGGCCCATCTGCCCACTCCGCTGGAGGAGGCCCCGCGCCTGACGGAGTTCCTCGGCGGGCCGCGGATCTGGGTCAAGCGCGACGATCTGACCGGGCTGGCCATCGGCGGGAACAAGGCGCGGAAACTGGAGTTCCTGCTCGGCCAGGCCCGCCACTCCGGCTGCGATGTGGTCATCACCGTGGGCGCCGTGCAGTCCAACCACGCCCGCATGACCGCCGCGGCGGCGCGGCGCCTGGGCCTGGACGTCGTGCTCGTGCTGAACGGCGAAGAGCCCGAGGTGAGCCAGGGGAATCTCCTCCTGGACCGCATCTTCGGCGCCGACGTCCGCATCGTCCAGACCGACGACGACTACGTCCTGATGGGGGTCGTGGACGACCTGGCGCGGCACCTACGCCGGGAAGGGCGGCGGCCCTACGTCATCCCGCGGGGCGGCAGCAACGCCCTCGGCGCGGCCGCCTACATGGCCGCGGCGTTGGAACTGCTCACCCAGGCCAACCAGATGGGCGTGCGCGTCGACGCCATCGTGCACGCCTCCACCTCCGGCGGCACCCAGGCCGGGCTCTACACCGGCACCAAGGTGACCGAAAGCGGAGTCCAGGTCATCGGGATCAGCGCCGGGCCGAAGAAGGAAGTGGTCGCGCAGCGGGTGCTGAAGATCGTCGAGGAGCTGACGGCGCTGCTGGAGCTGCGCTGGCGGCCCCATCCGGACGACATCCTCGTCTACGACGACTTCGTCGGCGAGCGCTACGGCGTCCCGACGCCGGAGTGCCTGGAGGCCATCAGGTTGGCGGCCCGCACCGAGGGGCTCCTCCTCGATCCGGTCTACACGGGCAAGGCCATGGCCGGTCTGCGGGGGCTCGTCGCCCGCGCGCAGTTCCGCGCCGGGCAGAACGTGGTATTCTGGCACACGGGCGGGCAGCCGGCGCTGTTCGCGCATGCCGCCGCCCTGCAGACCGGGTGA
- a CDS encoding gamma-glutamyl-gamma-aminobutyrate hydrolase family protein, with amino-acid sequence MDAPRVRVGITAADGGSATPQGRAYAAAVEAAGGEVVWLEPSTVSGRPPEEILREVDALLLSGGVDVDPRHFGEDPRPEAGVEVDPARDAVELPLIRAALEQDVPVLGICRGVQLLNVAAGGTLHQDLGLVGFEETRHQQRAAGRRPEELAHEVRIERGSRLGRILGADRVEVNSFHHQGIKTPAPGFAVTARSADGVIEGLEHPGRTFVVGVQWHPERMVAAHPVQRRLFSALLEAARRRRQAAGRPAT; translated from the coding sequence ATGGACGCGCCGCGGGTGCGGGTGGGGATCACGGCGGCGGACGGGGGATCGGCCACCCCCCAGGGGCGCGCCTACGCCGCCGCGGTGGAGGCGGCGGGCGGCGAGGTGGTCTGGCTCGAGCCGTCCACGGTGTCGGGGCGCCCGCCGGAGGAGATCCTGCGCGAGGTGGACGCCCTGCTCCTCAGCGGCGGCGTGGACGTGGACCCCCGCCACTTCGGAGAGGACCCGCGTCCGGAGGCCGGGGTCGAGGTGGATCCGGCGCGCGACGCCGTGGAACTCCCGCTCATCCGCGCGGCGCTGGAACAGGATGTTCCGGTGCTGGGCATCTGCCGCGGCGTGCAGCTGCTGAACGTCGCGGCGGGAGGGACGTTGCACCAGGACCTGGGCCTCGTCGGCTTCGAAGAGACCCGCCATCAGCAGCGGGCGGCCGGTCGGCGGCCGGAGGAGCTGGCCCACGAGGTGCGCATCGAGCGGGGCAGCCGCCTGGGGCGGATCCTGGGCGCGGACCGCGTGGAGGTGAACAGCTTCCACCATCAGGGCATCAAGACGCCGGCGCCGGGCTTCGCCGTCACCGCGCGTTCCGCCGACGGCGTGATCGAGGGCCTGGAGCATCCCGGACGGACCTTTGTCGTGGGGGTCCAGTGGCATCCGGAACGGATGGTGGCGGCCCATCCGGTGCAGCGGCGGCTGTTCAGCGCACTGCTCGAGGCGGCGCGGCGCCGCAGGCAGGCGGCCGGGCGGCCGGCGACCTGA